One region of Thunnus albacares chromosome 20, fThuAlb1.1, whole genome shotgun sequence genomic DNA includes:
- the LOC122971446 gene encoding uncharacterized protein LOC122971446 isoform X2, whose translation MKKKLIKNTMKTPNATDVKKGIAVLWETLQCPICLDLMTAPVSTKCDHQFCKFCMSKLLDNTKQNRASCPVCKAEITKRSLRESPGFQRLVAGLQDMIQAYEHDTGTNYFTGMSQQKRQSGVTDAEANKHTHDMSSEDTPGTDADDVENVDNDDLPMSHSSTVAAQNGFARLMGLEDTSPLTTENEGLDSGLGGALPISEKKPPSPTDDVEPVETETSEVVEKATSTHRTRSKIRNAKLEESSLHPLLIPDETENQPRRQSSRKKQKKDLEPDKILEQRQKRSLEKVAEWLMKVPTEESLELEKPTEDTCDPDDSDSSSSTSTIHVNLHYSGVNPKREDRAKALEEQVFGVVYKRDRRGNRNISPPQKVFVKPPTHPSTIENMTPEKVSKGKKNSLTSADCVKKSSSEDKRESDTEEEQQMIAQANDTCSEIYKEAEEIVTEENSEKENKDKNGEELNSIPERDNNNGKDEVSCLGSDIEPRQPERKSKRRMRSTMQQVDSDLQEQAKAKVESSEQKKTDKRKGKNTKSEKGKPVRVPKPLVLVGVQNGENSPKSRQKPEEVQVHIENYPSSEDQETPIMRSTRRSRRLQLFAEEVQEGHKKVCAPTNLRTNVPGKDSNVAEQSEDANGGTSGNLASPKNGNMAKINGCVYDQDIGGIENLESGERRSPPRPTEDVTSVKESIVETLSEASAAFDAPMVSNSTSPAVEDPALESDNPTDQFPNNIPSQTSVCETKCASTEIEEDKNDSEMDTEQLLRSFKTTKRKSFHLGGPNVKRSRGLGEENVHEERNDAGSGVKQAKQQRKFDITNQDVLKDNDNLSCSDWIPPSNSPILTKNRVANKAEQVVEEGLIPDTSSSVQDSAGNCLLGNSVSSALSPNKVSKCEIESPHFSVVPQVVDSGLCFAAVELSGGGEHEELNEPTRCSQITDSELGCTARDADKVKKIRDSISPENSAGSGKHFLNAESSLTPDGLGIPVVQLSHETKTSSRGSEEHSVHSSIKSNPRKRRKSQRLESSSESDCSGSKEELPTLTQIFGTSAPPSAACQDDSVQDQGDFRCEGARVTADAAEQLSRPPACPSPDCVDSSQGSVDLFGTPDECDVPVNDIGVSMESSQFSSEVLVTQQKIEMQKELVRLEKLMALVTEVLQEKEGSPASKVPSETHQSSKTTGPDTHRPPPCDQSSDRKDVVDAGRESDPRPCDGKGLAQPSVSKPGGIAEMAGQRSTHTGPNVNGTGASKAPSSSSAAKTLKSGGSPSDGQEDKENNTPERERNKAKMVLVSSGLEPTEQIMVKKFAKRVGARVVSRVTPEVTHVIMCTDEQLVCERTLKYFLGIAGRKWVVSFQWIAECFKQKKLLDETIFEVRGDVVNGPNHQGPMRARTTDDNNLLMKDHKICFQGPFTDMTTDELEWMVELCGAAVVTDPLHLDSKQKSHQLVIVQPGSESWSSSYSSLSRQATVVTRGWLLDTVATYTLQNYSNYTT comes from the exons ATGAAGAAAAAG CTTATAAAAAACACCATGAAAACTCCAAATGCCACAGATGTCAAAAAGGGGATCGCAGTCCTTTGGGAGACTCTGCAGTGCCCCATATG TCTGGATTTAATGACTGCACCTGTATCTACTAAGTGTGACCACCAGTTTTGCAA ATTTTGTATGTCGAAGCTTTTGGACAACACCAAACAAAACAGAGCCAGCTGTCCAGTGTGTAAAGCCGAGATAACGAAAAG GAGTTTGCGGGAGAGCCCAGGCTTTCAGAGACTTGTAGCAGGATTGCAAGATATGATACAGGCATATGAACATGACACTGGCACAAACT acttTACTGGAATGTCCCAGCAAAAAAGACAATCAGG TGTCACAGATGCTGAAGCTAATAAACATACTCACGATATGTCGTCTGAGGATACACCTGGTACTGATGCTGACGACGTGGAAAATGTAGACAATGATGATCTTCCAATGTCTCACTCTTCAACTGTAGCAG CCCAAAATGGATTTGCAAGACTGATGGGACTTGAAGACACGAGTCCCTtgacaacagaaaatgaaggTCTTGACAGCGGCCTCGGTGGGGCTCTACCAATTTCAGAAAAGAAACCGCCCAGCCCTACAGATGACGTGGAACCAGTAGAAACAGAGACGTCAGAAGTTGTTGAAAAGGCGACGTCAACACACAGAACTAGGAGCAAAATCAGAAATGCCAAATTGGAGGAATCCTCTCTTCATCCTTTACTAATTCCAGATGAGACAGAAAACCAACCTCGAAGACAGTCCTCAaggaagaagcagaaaaaggaTTTGGAACCTGACAAGATTTTagagcagagacagaagagaagtCTTGAGAAGGTTGCTGAGTGGCTCATGAAAGTTCCAACGGAGGAAAGTCTTGAGTTAGAGAAACCCACCGAAGACACCTGTGACCCAGACGATTCTGACAGCTCGTCTTCCACTTCAACAATACATGTCAATCTACACTACAGTGGTGTAAATCCTAAGAGAGAGGATCGTGCTAAAGCGCTCGAAGAGCAGGTGTTCGGGGTTGTCTACAAAAGAGACCGAAGAGGGAATAGAAACATCTCTCCTCCACAAAAAGTGTTTGTCAAACCACCGACACACCCTTCAACTATAGAAAACATGACACCTGAAAAAGTATCCAAAGGAAAGAAGAACAGCCTCACTTCTGCTGATTGTGTAAAGAAATCCAGCTCTGAAGATAAAAGAGAAAGTGACACAGAGGAAGAGCAACAAATGATAGCACAAGCAAATGACACCTGTAGTGAAATTTATAAAGAAGCAGAAGAGATAGTCACAGAGGAAAATAGTGAAAAGGAGAACAAAGACAAGAACGGGGAAGAATTGAACAGCATTCCAGAAAGAGACAATAACAATGGCAAAGATGAGGTTTCCTGTCTTGGGTCTGATATTGAACCACGTCAACCAGAAAGAAAGTCAAAGAGAAGGATGCGTAGCACTATGCAGCAGGTTGACAGTGATTTGCAAGAGCAAGCTAAGGCAAAAGTGGAAAGTTctgaacaaaagaaaactgaCAAGAGGAAGGGTAAAAACACTAAGTCAGAAAAAGGCAAGCCTGTCAGAGTGCCGAAGCCCCTTGTTCTGGTTGGAGTTCAAAATGGAGAAAACAGTCCTAAAAGTAGACAAAAGCCAGAAGAAGTACAAGTTCATATTGAGAATTACCCTAGCAGTGAGGACCAAGAAACCCCCATTATGAGGAGCACCAGGAGAAGCAGAAGGCTTCAACTCTTTGCCGAGGAAGTCCAGGAAGGTCACAAGAAAGTATGTGCTCCGACAAACTTAAGAACGAATGTACCTGGAAAAGACAGCAATGTGGCAGAGCAATCTGAGGACGCTAACGGTGGAACATCAGGTAATTTGGCCTCACCTAAGAATGGAAACATGGCCAAAATAAATGGATGTGTTTATGATCAAGATATTGGAGGAATTGAAAACTTGGAGTCTGGTGAAAGAAGATCTCCTCCTAGACCAACAGAAGATGTTACATCTGTCAAAGAGTCCATTGTTGAAACTCTGTCTGAGGCTAGTGCTGCTTTTGATGCACCCATGGTCTCAAACTCTACAAGTCCAGCTGTAGAAGATCCAGCACTTGAAAGTGACAATCCAACTGATCAATTCCCAAATAATATTCCATCGCAGACTTCAGTTTGTGAGACTAAATGTGCTAGTACAGAAATCGAGGAGGATAAGAATGACAGCGAGATGGACACAGAGCAACTGCTCAGGAGCTTCAAAACCACTAAAAGGAAATCTTTCCATCTTGGCGGTCCAAATGTGAAAAGGAGCCGTGGTTTAGGTGAAGAAAATGTGCACGAGGAGAGAAATGATGCTGGTTCTGGTGTCAAACAGGCtaaacaacagagaaaattTGACATCACTAACCAAGATGTGTTAAAAGACAATGACAACTTATCTTGTAGTGATTGGATACCCCCGTCTAACTCGCCCATCCTGACAAAAAATAGAGTTGCCAACAAAGCAGAACAAGTGGTAGAAGAAGGGCTGATCCCTGATACAAGTAGTTCAGTTCAGGACAGTGCTGGTAACTGTCTCCTCGGGAATAGTGTCAGTAGTGCCCTCAGTCCTAATAAAGTGTCAAAATGTGAAATAGAGAGTCCTCACTTTTCTGTTGTCCCTCAGGTAGTAGATTCTGGGCTCTGTTTTGCAGCTGTTGAGTTGTCTGGAGGTGGTGAGCACGAGGAGTTAAATGAACCCACAAGGTGTTCTCAAATCACAGACAGTGAGCTTGGTTGTACTGCAAGGGATGCTGACAAAGTGAAGAAGATAAGAGACAGCATTTCACCGGAAAATTCAGCCGGCTCTGGAAAACACTTCTTAAATGCAGAGTCCTCTTTAACTCCAGACGGCCTTGGAATACCAGTTGTCCAACTGAGCCATGAAACAAAGACAAGCAGCCGTGGAAGTGAAGAGCACAGCGTCCATTCCTCCATCAAGAGTAACccaaggaagaggaggaagtctCAGAGGCTCGAGTCTTCATCCGAGTCTGATTGCAGCGGATCCAAAGAAGAATTACCAACTTTGACCCAAATTTTCGGAACATCAGCTCCTCCCTCCGCGGCGTGCCAGGATGACAGTGTTCAAGATCAGGGAGACTTCAGATGTGAAGGTGCACGTGTTACAGCTGACGCAGCAGAGCAGCTGAGCCGTCCACCTGCGTGCCCGAGCCCGGACTGCGTTGATTCCAGCCAGGGGTCTGTGGACTTGTTCGGCACGCCAGATGAAT GTGATGTTCCAGTAAATGACATTGGTGTTTCCATGGAATCATCACAATTCTCGAGCGAAGTCCTTGTCACTCAG CAAAAGATTGAGATGCAGAAGGAGCTGGTGAGGCTGGAGAAGTTGATGGCTCTGGTTACAGAGGTGCTTCAGGAGAAAGAGGGCAGTCCTGCCAGCAAAGTCCCCTCAGAAACACATCAGAGCTCCAAGACCACAG gcccagacacacacagaccccCTCCATGTGACCAAAGTTCAGACAG GAAAGACGTTGTTGACGCAGGACGGGAGTCAGATCCACGACCATGTGATGGCAAAGGACTCGCCCAGCCCAGTGTGTCAAAGCCTGGTGGCATTGCAGAGATGG ccGGGCAGCgctccacacacacagggcCAAATGTAAACGGCACCGGAGCCTCCAAAGCACCGAGTTCAAGCTCAGCAGCCAAAACACTTAAGAGCGGTGGCTCACCATCAGATGGGCAagaggacaaagaaaacaacactccagagagagagaggaacaaagCTAAAATGGTGCTAGTGTCATCTGGATTAGAGCCTACTGAACAG ATAATGGTTAAAAAGTTTGCCAAGCGAGTTGGTGCCCGTGTGGTTTCCCGGGTGACGCCAGAGGTGACACATGTCATAATGTGCACAG ATGAACAACTGGTATGCGAGCGCACGCTGAAGTACTTCCTCGGCATCGCAGGAAGGAAGTGGGTGGTGAGCTTCCAGT GGATTGCAGAGTGCTTCAAACAGAAGAAACTCTTAGATGAG ACTATCTTTGAAGTGAGAGGTGACGTGGTGAACGGGCCCAACCACCAGGGCCCCATGAGAGCTCGCACCACTGATGACAACAAC ctgCTCATGAAGGACCACAAAATCTGCTTCCAAGGACCTTTTACAGACATGACTACAG ATGAATTGGAGTGGATGGTGGAGTTATGTGGAGCAGCTGTAGTGACAGATCCTCTTCACCTTGACAGTAAGCAG AAGTCCCATCAGCTGGTAATTGTGCAGCCAGGATCAGAGTCGTGGTCGTCCTCATACAGCA GTCTCTCTAGACAAGCTACAGTTGTGACTCGCGGTTGGCTGTTGGATACGGTGGCGACCTACACCCTCCAAAACTACAGCAACTATACAACATGA
- the LOC122971446 gene encoding uncharacterized protein LOC122971446 isoform X1, whose translation MKKKLIKNTMKTPNATDVKKGIAVLWETLQCPICLDLMTAPVSTKCDHQFCKFCMSKLLDNTKQNRASCPVCKAEITKRSLRESPGFQRLVAGLQDMIQAYEHDTGTNYFTGMSQQKRQSGVTDAEANKHTHDMSSEDTPGTDADDVENVDNDDLPMSHSSTVAAQNGFARLMGLEDTSPLTTENEGLDSGLGGALPISEKKPPSPTDDVEPVETETSEVVEKATSTHRTRSKIRNAKLEESSLHPLLIPDETENQPRRQSSRKKQKKDLEPDKILEQRQKRSLEKVAEWLMKVPTEESLELEKPTEDTCDPDDSDSSSSTSTIHVNLHYSGVNPKREDRAKALEEQVFGVVYKRDRRGNRNISPPQKVFVKPPTHPSTIENMTPEKVSKGKKNSLTSADCVKKSSSEDKRESDTEEEQQMIAQANDTCSEIYKEAEEIVTEENSEKENKDKNGEELNSIPERDNNNGKDEVSCLGSDIEPRQPERKSKRRMRSTMQQVDSDLQEQAKAKVESSEQKKTDKRKGKNTKSEKGKPVRVPKPLVLVGVQNGENSPKSRQKPEEVQVHIENYPSSEDQETPIMRSTRRSRRLQLFAEEVQEGHKKVCAPTNLRTNVPGKDSNVAEQSEDANGGTSGNLASPKNGNMAKINGCVYDQDIGGIENLESGERRSPPRPTEDVTSVKESIVETLSEASAAFDAPMVSNSTSPAVEDPALESDNPTDQFPNNIPSQTSVCETKCASTEIEEDKNDSEMDTEQLLRSFKTTKRKSFHLGGPNVKRSRGLGEENVHEERNDAGSGVKQAKQQRKFDITNQDVLKDNDNLSCSDWIPPSNSPILTKNRVANKAEQVVEEGLIPDTSSSVQDSAGNCLLGNSVSSALSPNKVSKCEIESPHFSVVPQVVDSGLCFAAVELSGGGEHEELNEPTRCSQITDSELGCTARDADKVKKIRDSISPENSAGSGKHFLNAESSLTPDGLGIPVVQLSHETKTSSRGSEEHSVHSSIKSNPRKRRKSQRLESSSESDCSGSKEELPTLTQIFGTSAPPSAACQDDSVQDQGDFRCEGARVTADAAEQLSRPPACPSPDCVDSSQGSVDLFGTPDECDVPVNDIGVSMESSQFSSEVLVTQQKIEMQKELVRLEKLMALVTEVLQEKEGSPASKVPSETHQSSKTTGPDTHRPPPCDQSSDSRKDVVDAGRESDPRPCDGKGLAQPSVSKPGGIAEMAGQRSTHTGPNVNGTGASKAPSSSSAAKTLKSGGSPSDGQEDKENNTPERERNKAKMVLVSSGLEPTEQIMVKKFAKRVGARVVSRVTPEVTHVIMCTDEQLVCERTLKYFLGIAGRKWVVSFQWIAECFKQKKLLDETIFEVRGDVVNGPNHQGPMRARTTDDNNLLMKDHKICFQGPFTDMTTDELEWMVELCGAAVVTDPLHLDSKQKSHQLVIVQPGSESWSSSYSSLSRQATVVTRGWLLDTVATYTLQNYSNYTT comes from the exons ATGAAGAAAAAG CTTATAAAAAACACCATGAAAACTCCAAATGCCACAGATGTCAAAAAGGGGATCGCAGTCCTTTGGGAGACTCTGCAGTGCCCCATATG TCTGGATTTAATGACTGCACCTGTATCTACTAAGTGTGACCACCAGTTTTGCAA ATTTTGTATGTCGAAGCTTTTGGACAACACCAAACAAAACAGAGCCAGCTGTCCAGTGTGTAAAGCCGAGATAACGAAAAG GAGTTTGCGGGAGAGCCCAGGCTTTCAGAGACTTGTAGCAGGATTGCAAGATATGATACAGGCATATGAACATGACACTGGCACAAACT acttTACTGGAATGTCCCAGCAAAAAAGACAATCAGG TGTCACAGATGCTGAAGCTAATAAACATACTCACGATATGTCGTCTGAGGATACACCTGGTACTGATGCTGACGACGTGGAAAATGTAGACAATGATGATCTTCCAATGTCTCACTCTTCAACTGTAGCAG CCCAAAATGGATTTGCAAGACTGATGGGACTTGAAGACACGAGTCCCTtgacaacagaaaatgaaggTCTTGACAGCGGCCTCGGTGGGGCTCTACCAATTTCAGAAAAGAAACCGCCCAGCCCTACAGATGACGTGGAACCAGTAGAAACAGAGACGTCAGAAGTTGTTGAAAAGGCGACGTCAACACACAGAACTAGGAGCAAAATCAGAAATGCCAAATTGGAGGAATCCTCTCTTCATCCTTTACTAATTCCAGATGAGACAGAAAACCAACCTCGAAGACAGTCCTCAaggaagaagcagaaaaaggaTTTGGAACCTGACAAGATTTTagagcagagacagaagagaagtCTTGAGAAGGTTGCTGAGTGGCTCATGAAAGTTCCAACGGAGGAAAGTCTTGAGTTAGAGAAACCCACCGAAGACACCTGTGACCCAGACGATTCTGACAGCTCGTCTTCCACTTCAACAATACATGTCAATCTACACTACAGTGGTGTAAATCCTAAGAGAGAGGATCGTGCTAAAGCGCTCGAAGAGCAGGTGTTCGGGGTTGTCTACAAAAGAGACCGAAGAGGGAATAGAAACATCTCTCCTCCACAAAAAGTGTTTGTCAAACCACCGACACACCCTTCAACTATAGAAAACATGACACCTGAAAAAGTATCCAAAGGAAAGAAGAACAGCCTCACTTCTGCTGATTGTGTAAAGAAATCCAGCTCTGAAGATAAAAGAGAAAGTGACACAGAGGAAGAGCAACAAATGATAGCACAAGCAAATGACACCTGTAGTGAAATTTATAAAGAAGCAGAAGAGATAGTCACAGAGGAAAATAGTGAAAAGGAGAACAAAGACAAGAACGGGGAAGAATTGAACAGCATTCCAGAAAGAGACAATAACAATGGCAAAGATGAGGTTTCCTGTCTTGGGTCTGATATTGAACCACGTCAACCAGAAAGAAAGTCAAAGAGAAGGATGCGTAGCACTATGCAGCAGGTTGACAGTGATTTGCAAGAGCAAGCTAAGGCAAAAGTGGAAAGTTctgaacaaaagaaaactgaCAAGAGGAAGGGTAAAAACACTAAGTCAGAAAAAGGCAAGCCTGTCAGAGTGCCGAAGCCCCTTGTTCTGGTTGGAGTTCAAAATGGAGAAAACAGTCCTAAAAGTAGACAAAAGCCAGAAGAAGTACAAGTTCATATTGAGAATTACCCTAGCAGTGAGGACCAAGAAACCCCCATTATGAGGAGCACCAGGAGAAGCAGAAGGCTTCAACTCTTTGCCGAGGAAGTCCAGGAAGGTCACAAGAAAGTATGTGCTCCGACAAACTTAAGAACGAATGTACCTGGAAAAGACAGCAATGTGGCAGAGCAATCTGAGGACGCTAACGGTGGAACATCAGGTAATTTGGCCTCACCTAAGAATGGAAACATGGCCAAAATAAATGGATGTGTTTATGATCAAGATATTGGAGGAATTGAAAACTTGGAGTCTGGTGAAAGAAGATCTCCTCCTAGACCAACAGAAGATGTTACATCTGTCAAAGAGTCCATTGTTGAAACTCTGTCTGAGGCTAGTGCTGCTTTTGATGCACCCATGGTCTCAAACTCTACAAGTCCAGCTGTAGAAGATCCAGCACTTGAAAGTGACAATCCAACTGATCAATTCCCAAATAATATTCCATCGCAGACTTCAGTTTGTGAGACTAAATGTGCTAGTACAGAAATCGAGGAGGATAAGAATGACAGCGAGATGGACACAGAGCAACTGCTCAGGAGCTTCAAAACCACTAAAAGGAAATCTTTCCATCTTGGCGGTCCAAATGTGAAAAGGAGCCGTGGTTTAGGTGAAGAAAATGTGCACGAGGAGAGAAATGATGCTGGTTCTGGTGTCAAACAGGCtaaacaacagagaaaattTGACATCACTAACCAAGATGTGTTAAAAGACAATGACAACTTATCTTGTAGTGATTGGATACCCCCGTCTAACTCGCCCATCCTGACAAAAAATAGAGTTGCCAACAAAGCAGAACAAGTGGTAGAAGAAGGGCTGATCCCTGATACAAGTAGTTCAGTTCAGGACAGTGCTGGTAACTGTCTCCTCGGGAATAGTGTCAGTAGTGCCCTCAGTCCTAATAAAGTGTCAAAATGTGAAATAGAGAGTCCTCACTTTTCTGTTGTCCCTCAGGTAGTAGATTCTGGGCTCTGTTTTGCAGCTGTTGAGTTGTCTGGAGGTGGTGAGCACGAGGAGTTAAATGAACCCACAAGGTGTTCTCAAATCACAGACAGTGAGCTTGGTTGTACTGCAAGGGATGCTGACAAAGTGAAGAAGATAAGAGACAGCATTTCACCGGAAAATTCAGCCGGCTCTGGAAAACACTTCTTAAATGCAGAGTCCTCTTTAACTCCAGACGGCCTTGGAATACCAGTTGTCCAACTGAGCCATGAAACAAAGACAAGCAGCCGTGGAAGTGAAGAGCACAGCGTCCATTCCTCCATCAAGAGTAACccaaggaagaggaggaagtctCAGAGGCTCGAGTCTTCATCCGAGTCTGATTGCAGCGGATCCAAAGAAGAATTACCAACTTTGACCCAAATTTTCGGAACATCAGCTCCTCCCTCCGCGGCGTGCCAGGATGACAGTGTTCAAGATCAGGGAGACTTCAGATGTGAAGGTGCACGTGTTACAGCTGACGCAGCAGAGCAGCTGAGCCGTCCACCTGCGTGCCCGAGCCCGGACTGCGTTGATTCCAGCCAGGGGTCTGTGGACTTGTTCGGCACGCCAGATGAAT GTGATGTTCCAGTAAATGACATTGGTGTTTCCATGGAATCATCACAATTCTCGAGCGAAGTCCTTGTCACTCAG CAAAAGATTGAGATGCAGAAGGAGCTGGTGAGGCTGGAGAAGTTGATGGCTCTGGTTACAGAGGTGCTTCAGGAGAAAGAGGGCAGTCCTGCCAGCAAAGTCCCCTCAGAAACACATCAGAGCTCCAAGACCACAG gcccagacacacacagaccccCTCCATGTGACCAAAGTTCAGACAG CAGGAAAGACGTTGTTGACGCAGGACGGGAGTCAGATCCACGACCATGTGATGGCAAAGGACTCGCCCAGCCCAGTGTGTCAAAGCCTGGTGGCATTGCAGAGATGG ccGGGCAGCgctccacacacacagggcCAAATGTAAACGGCACCGGAGCCTCCAAAGCACCGAGTTCAAGCTCAGCAGCCAAAACACTTAAGAGCGGTGGCTCACCATCAGATGGGCAagaggacaaagaaaacaacactccagagagagagaggaacaaagCTAAAATGGTGCTAGTGTCATCTGGATTAGAGCCTACTGAACAG ATAATGGTTAAAAAGTTTGCCAAGCGAGTTGGTGCCCGTGTGGTTTCCCGGGTGACGCCAGAGGTGACACATGTCATAATGTGCACAG ATGAACAACTGGTATGCGAGCGCACGCTGAAGTACTTCCTCGGCATCGCAGGAAGGAAGTGGGTGGTGAGCTTCCAGT GGATTGCAGAGTGCTTCAAACAGAAGAAACTCTTAGATGAG ACTATCTTTGAAGTGAGAGGTGACGTGGTGAACGGGCCCAACCACCAGGGCCCCATGAGAGCTCGCACCACTGATGACAACAAC ctgCTCATGAAGGACCACAAAATCTGCTTCCAAGGACCTTTTACAGACATGACTACAG ATGAATTGGAGTGGATGGTGGAGTTATGTGGAGCAGCTGTAGTGACAGATCCTCTTCACCTTGACAGTAAGCAG AAGTCCCATCAGCTGGTAATTGTGCAGCCAGGATCAGAGTCGTGGTCGTCCTCATACAGCA GTCTCTCTAGACAAGCTACAGTTGTGACTCGCGGTTGGCTGTTGGATACGGTGGCGACCTACACCCTCCAAAACTACAGCAACTATACAACATGA